A window of Bacillota bacterium contains these coding sequences:
- a CDS encoding biotin/lipoyl-binding protein yields the protein MTRRRMMFLIAAVLVAVTVAVLARAYTRRDNQAGKTSSGAEAPKTYVVARGTLSASVDVSGTLQSTQKESLYSTYPAKVVELSVSPGVTVKRGDVLARLESDELLRALHDAEDSLEAARIKLEAAQRDSRTSPEQAKVQLEKARADYAAAKNRLDQLLAGPDAATLEQAMISLDQAIRARDTAADDLARYEALYAVHGVSRVDLENQRVKYRNAEDQVTTARSKVESLLAGPKEDELKSAEAQLKQAELNLAAAIENEKSAAASARDRELQVQIEVRRAEKALADVRDALESTVPSNGARSVSFSR from the coding sequence ATGACTAGGCGTCGCATGATGTTTCTGATAGCAGCGGTTCTTGTAGCGGTCACTGTAGCCGTCCTGGCAAGGGCTTATACCCGCCGCGACAATCAGGCCGGGAAGACCTCCTCGGGGGCGGAAGCCCCGAAAACTTACGTGGTTGCACGTGGGACACTGTCCGCAAGTGTCGACGTATCCGGCACGCTCCAATCCACTCAGAAGGAATCCCTTTACTCGACCTACCCGGCCAAGGTGGTGGAACTGTCCGTGAGTCCGGGGGTGACAGTCAAACGTGGCGACGTGCTGGCCAGGCTCGAGTCGGACGAGCTTCTGAGGGCTCTCCACGACGCGGAGGACAGTCTGGAAGCAGCTAGGATCAAGCTTGAGGCCGCGCAGCGGGACAGCCGGACCTCCCCCGAGCAAGCCAAGGTGCAGCTGGAAAAAGCTCGGGCAGACTATGCGGCCGCCAAGAACAGGCTGGATCAGTTGCTGGCGGGTCCCGATGCAGCCACCCTGGAGCAGGCCATGATCTCTCTTGACCAGGCCATCCGCGCAAGGGACACCGCAGCCGATGATCTAGCGCGGTACGAAGCCCTGTACGCCGTGCACGGTGTGTCCCGAGTGGATCTCGAGAACCAAAGGGTGAAATACCGGAACGCCGAGGATCAAGTAACCACAGCCCGGAGCAAGGTGGAGTCGCTTCTCGCCGGACCGAAAGAAGACGAGCTCAAGTCGGCCGAGGCCCAACTCAAGCAGGCCGAGCTCAACCTGGCCGCCGCTATCGAGAACGAGAAGAGCGCGGCGGCGAGTGCAAGGGACCGGGAACTGCAGGTGCAGATAGAGGTCAGGCGGGCGGAGAAAGCTCTCGCCGACGTCAGGGACGCCCTGGAGAGCACGGTCCCGTCAAACGGGGCGCGTAGTGTGAGCTTCTCCAGGG
- a CDS encoding TolC family protein — translation MRTNRLAWVAWLCSFIMFCTWSGGSSSAAPAPSASLASSLSFLDVAELAATASPAVVEAERDLQEAQIALEIERAGLGLTATVSSDRSRPWRVESEAGGLDDVTWDFSTRVDVTKPLAPGYSVALSLNPLTLKKSAPDAETEFAYGMRLSTSIQLPRPTLAEPYAAIEEKEKVVRQKELNLFLVQLTEADAALKAFFELLKAEWDQKVALAELALENMELARIEQEAGVGRALPLERELAEKKVRAAEVAVSQAQSRLSADREGLFARLGLDPVGSGTVTLVPPQLLLDKYDSARLTERALTTRPEVGMKALALESAQTKLDSLLAPDSWTIAPFVGYQSQGFSWEYGVEVSRDPSAAGTFSGSVSQKLDGSWTSSITFSRNLPVLPQKSREDLDRQIAERSVASARKALEDTRLDIARRVLDLSMTLELKQVQLGMRQAEYELETVRFDNTVERFSGGHATELDVARSRVARLRAEANLMKAQYDCQYSALSLLLAAGCLDLRNGRNADD, via the coding sequence ATGAGAACTAACAGGTTGGCCTGGGTCGCATGGTTATGCTCATTCATCATGTTCTGCACCTGGTCGGGCGGGAGTTCATCTGCCGCCCCCGCACCCAGCGCTTCTCTCGCCTCAAGTCTCTCATTTCTCGATGTTGCAGAGCTTGCAGCAACTGCCTCGCCTGCCGTGGTTGAGGCCGAAAGGGACCTCCAAGAAGCGCAGATTGCCCTGGAGATCGAACGCGCAGGGTTGGGGCTCACCGCCACGGTATCATCAGACCGGTCAAGGCCCTGGCGTGTGGAGAGTGAGGCCGGCGGCCTGGACGATGTCACGTGGGACTTCTCAACGAGAGTGGACGTCACCAAACCCCTGGCCCCAGGCTACTCCGTGGCGCTAAGCCTCAACCCTCTGACGTTGAAGAAGTCAGCGCCTGACGCGGAAACCGAGTTCGCTTATGGCATGCGCCTGTCCACCTCCATCCAGCTCCCAAGACCTACATTGGCCGAGCCATACGCGGCCATCGAGGAAAAGGAGAAGGTGGTCCGGCAGAAGGAGCTCAACCTGTTTCTCGTCCAGCTTACAGAAGCGGATGCCGCACTCAAAGCGTTCTTCGAGCTTCTGAAGGCTGAGTGGGATCAGAAGGTTGCTCTGGCGGAGCTCGCGCTTGAGAACATGGAACTCGCACGGATAGAGCAAGAAGCTGGCGTCGGGCGGGCTCTCCCGCTTGAGCGCGAGCTTGCCGAGAAAAAGGTAAGGGCAGCGGAAGTGGCTGTGAGCCAGGCCCAGTCCCGGCTATCCGCCGACCGGGAGGGGTTGTTTGCACGCCTTGGGCTCGATCCCGTTGGATCTGGCACGGTAACCCTGGTTCCTCCACAACTCCTGCTCGACAAATACGACTCGGCGCGCCTCACCGAGCGCGCCCTGACGACCCGGCCTGAGGTAGGCATGAAGGCACTGGCGCTCGAATCTGCGCAGACCAAACTGGACTCCCTCCTGGCTCCAGACAGTTGGACCATCGCACCGTTCGTGGGATACCAGAGCCAAGGCTTCTCGTGGGAGTACGGAGTCGAAGTATCCCGTGACCCGAGTGCAGCTGGCACCTTCTCAGGCAGCGTGAGTCAGAAACTCGACGGATCATGGACTTCCTCCATAACCTTCTCCAGGAATCTGCCCGTCCTGCCACAGAAGTCCAGGGAAGACCTGGATAGGCAGATTGCGGAACGGAGTGTAGCGTCTGCTCGGAAGGCTCTCGAGGACACCCGCCTGGACATTGCCCGTCGAGTGTTGGATCTGAGCATGACTCTGGAACTAAAGCAGGTTCAGCTTGGGATGAGACAGGCAGAGTACGAGCTAGAGACGGTCAGGTTCGATAACACTGTCGAGCGGTTCTCGGGTGGCCATGCGACCGAACTCGACGTCGCACGAAGCCGCGTGGCCCGTCTGCGTGCAGAGGCGAACCTGATGAAAGCACAGTACGACTGCCAGTACTCCGCCCTTTCGCTCTTGCTCGCGGCGGGGTGTCTCGACCTTCGGAACGGGAGGAACGCGGATGACTAG
- a CDS encoding TolC family protein — protein sequence EKDIKAPFTLAAQDFVLERETYDENAVIERALAGNSKVKTAQDQLESALLDLKLNATQFTAPVERRKLEIAVERAELALKTERDRAVVQVMQYLADLAAISSDVEQASLSLEATRQQTEVARVRYEKGMITLIDLLQSENSLGTAEQNLLDAQFRLRDKQQEFRNYIGI from the coding sequence CGAAAAAGACATCAAGGCCCCCTTCACCCTTGCGGCTCAAGATTTCGTGCTCGAGCGCGAGACCTACGACGAGAATGCGGTCATCGAGCGCGCACTAGCGGGGAACTCCAAGGTGAAGACGGCCCAGGATCAGCTGGAGTCAGCGTTGCTGGACCTGAAGCTCAATGCCACGCAGTTCACTGCTCCTGTCGAGAGGCGTAAGCTTGAGATCGCCGTCGAGCGGGCGGAGCTTGCGCTGAAGACCGAGCGCGATCGTGCCGTGGTCCAGGTTATGCAGTACCTGGCCGACTTGGCTGCCATTTCAAGCGACGTGGAGCAGGCCTCTCTCTCCTTGGAGGCCACGAGGCAGCAGACTGAAGTGGCGAGAGTAAGATACGAGAAGGGCATGATCACCCTGATAGACCTGCTACAATCGGAGAACTCCCTTGGGACCGCTGAGCAGAACCTTCTGGACGCGCAATTCAGGCTCAGAGACAAGCAGCAGGAGTTCCGCAACTACATCGGGATCTGA